Proteins co-encoded in one Fusobacterium sp. DD2 genomic window:
- a CDS encoding sigma factor-like helix-turn-helix DNA-binding protein, protein MHFKSVYEYDVEISSLIEAVEEVKSTLDGLKAIRYTKGLTGEGPVSTDNGLTSKIKWIMDQEEKISNLINARINLMEKIEKLPSPTWRAICRYRLVKGYTYERIAEEMQCSRMDVYRKFKRAVKELKKAE, encoded by the coding sequence ATGCATTTTAAATCGGTATATGAATACGACGTTGAAATCAGCAGTCTCATAGAAGCTGTAGAGGAGGTGAAGAGTACTCTGGATGGACTTAAAGCTATTCGGTATACTAAAGGACTGACAGGTGAAGGGCCTGTATCTACTGACAACGGACTGACTTCTAAGATTAAATGGATTATGGATCAGGAGGAGAAAATAAGTAATCTGATAAATGCCCGTATTAATCTGATGGAGAAAATAGAAAAATTACCTTCGCCAACTTGGAGAGCTATATGCAGATACAGATTAGTAAAAGGCTATACTTATGAAAGGATAGCTGAAGAAATGCAATGCAGTAGAATGGATGTATATAGAAAGTTTAAAAGAGCAGTGAAGGAGCTAAAAAAAGCAGAATAA
- a CDS encoding head maturation protease, ClpP-related: MPKMMNQKKKFWNLVKNEDGKTAEMTLYGSIGSDDFWDDITDKKFKSDIEGLGDVEEINLHINSPGGNAFAAVAIANTLKSHKANVTAYIDGLAASAATIITSACDNVKMPKNALFMIHNPWIFAAGSSQDLQKAADMLDKVKECIVATYTKKTGKTKDELSQLMDEETWMTAVEAKNNGFVDEILESDEDIKNVSNYLIVNNMAFDLSKFDNYKPEEPAPAPTQSQTDTITVDMLKDKYKDVYEAVKNEGVQAERNRLKAIDEINIKNHADLVFDAKYNSIQTIESLSVELVKLQQKENEEKAKMLGDDNLNFGMKDPKNENSQVNAIVAFMNKKLKEVK; the protein is encoded by the coding sequence ATGCCAAAAATGATGAATCAGAAGAAAAAGTTCTGGAACCTAGTGAAGAATGAAGACGGGAAAACCGCTGAAATGACACTGTATGGTTCTATTGGTAGTGATGACTTTTGGGATGATATTACAGACAAAAAGTTTAAATCAGATATTGAGGGGCTTGGAGATGTGGAAGAGATTAATCTGCACATCAATAGTCCAGGAGGAAATGCATTTGCAGCTGTGGCAATAGCTAATACTTTAAAATCACATAAGGCGAATGTTACTGCTTATATTGATGGACTAGCTGCAAGTGCTGCAACAATAATTACTTCAGCTTGTGATAATGTAAAAATGCCTAAAAATGCTTTATTTATGATACACAACCCTTGGATTTTTGCTGCTGGAAGTTCTCAGGACTTACAAAAAGCAGCAGACATGCTTGATAAAGTGAAAGAGTGTATAGTGGCAACCTACACAAAGAAAACAGGAAAAACTAAGGACGAGTTATCACAGCTGATGGATGAAGAAACGTGGATGACAGCGGTTGAAGCTAAAAACAATGGATTTGTGGATGAAATACTTGAGTCTGATGAGGATATAAAGAATGTAAGTAATTATTTAATTGTAAATAATATGGCATTTGATTTGAGTAAATTTGATAATTATAAACCAGAGGAGCCGGCACCGGCGCCAACACAATCACAAACAGATACTATTACAGTAGATATGCTGAAAGATAAATATAAAGATGTGTACGAAGCTGTTAAGAATGAAGGTGTTCAAGCAGAAAGAAATAGATTAAAGGCTATCGATGAAATTAATATAAAAAATCATGCAGACTTAGTGTTTGACGCGAAATACAACAGTATACAAACTATTGAATCGCTATCAGTAGAGCTGGTTAAACTTCAACAGAAAGAGAATGAAGAAAAAGCAAAAATGTTAGGAGACGATAATTTAAACTTTGGAATGAAAGACCCAAAGAATGAAAATTCGCAAGTCAATGCAATTGTGGCATTTATGAATAAAAAATTAAAGGAGGTCAAATAG
- a CDS encoding DUF6275 family protein, with translation MEVSMDSKKFIELSKKEIVDYFNSRVEKTDNKKLTMDDVFVVWSCKVLQNNKALLSTTVSDGMYYEVTLNGDKQELYLDAYKKWENVCVKI, from the coding sequence ATGGAGGTTAGTATGGACAGTAAAAAATTTATTGAGTTAAGTAAAAAAGAAATAGTTGATTATTTTAACAGCAGAGTAGAGAAAACAGATAATAAGAAATTAACTATGGATGATGTTTTCGTGGTATGGAGCTGCAAAGTACTGCAGAATAACAAGGCACTACTATCTACTACAGTAAGCGATGGGATGTACTACGAAGTGACTCTGAATGGAGATAAACAAGAACTTTATTTAGATGCCTATAAAAAATGGGAAAATGTGTGCGTAAAGATATAA
- a CDS encoding phage portal protein, which produces MQISPSWALKRQLARQHLAVLNTGYSNHGASTTKSSMLGWLSRGGGVKNDIYKNRDRLVERSRDLYMGAPTATGVIKTIVSNTVGSGLRLKSAIDYELLGLDENTAEEIETQIEREFRLWSESKIDQNGLLDFYQVQDLVFLTVLLSGECFIKLNYFETPRNPYHLKLLVIEPDRVLTPNDKTNDKSVICGVQLDKKTNWITGYYVAKEHPLDTYSGSTDTVYVPVYGKSNQRNIIHLINPERPEQLRGVPLLSPVIEALKQLDRYTDAELMAAVISGMYAVFIESDKDNVTPADIGEQSIVSPEESVVSSSYDDDDTGALDIEMTPGMIVGFRPGERANPNNPGRPNAQFDPFVTAILRQIGAALEVPYELLVKHFSASYSASRAALLEAWKMFRKRRDWFASNFTQLIYQEWLREAVLRGRIELYNFGTDPLYDKAWSTAQWNGPSQGQIDPLKEAKASALKIQEGLSTRSRESVELNGGDFEQNVRILAKEQKILKEKGVTLGNAKNDESEEKVLEPSEE; this is translated from the coding sequence GTGCAGATAAGTCCCAGCTGGGCTTTAAAAAGGCAACTTGCTCGACAACATTTAGCTGTATTAAACACCGGGTATAGTAACCATGGGGCTTCAACAACTAAAAGTTCTATGCTCGGGTGGTTAAGCCGTGGTGGTGGAGTTAAAAACGACATATACAAGAATAGAGATAGGCTTGTGGAACGTTCCAGGGACTTATACATGGGAGCACCAACTGCAACTGGAGTAATTAAAACGATTGTATCAAATACAGTTGGGAGTGGATTACGTCTTAAGTCCGCTATTGATTATGAATTATTAGGGCTCGACGAAAACACAGCAGAAGAGATAGAAACACAAATTGAAAGAGAATTTAGACTATGGTCAGAGAGTAAAATTGACCAAAATGGATTGCTAGATTTTTATCAAGTGCAGGATCTTGTATTTTTAACTGTGTTACTTAGTGGAGAATGCTTTATTAAACTTAATTATTTTGAAACACCTCGGAATCCATATCATTTGAAGTTACTAGTGATAGAACCTGATAGGGTTTTAACTCCAAATGATAAGACTAACGACAAGAGTGTTATTTGTGGAGTTCAGCTTGATAAAAAAACTAATTGGATAACTGGATACTACGTTGCTAAAGAACATCCATTGGATACTTATAGCGGCTCGACTGATACTGTGTATGTACCAGTCTATGGAAAATCTAATCAACGTAATATTATACATTTGATTAATCCGGAACGACCTGAGCAGCTTAGAGGAGTTCCACTGCTTTCACCTGTTATCGAGGCACTTAAGCAACTTGATAGATATACAGATGCCGAGTTAATGGCAGCAGTTATTTCAGGAATGTATGCGGTATTTATAGAATCCGATAAAGACAATGTAACACCAGCAGACATAGGAGAGCAATCTATAGTTAGTCCAGAAGAGTCTGTTGTCTCATCATCATATGATGACGATGATACAGGAGCACTGGATATAGAAATGACTCCAGGAATGATAGTAGGGTTTAGACCAGGAGAAAGAGCTAATCCAAATAACCCAGGAAGACCTAATGCTCAGTTTGACCCATTTGTAACTGCAATATTACGCCAGATAGGGGCAGCATTGGAAGTACCTTATGAGCTTCTTGTGAAACATTTCAGTGCAAGTTACTCAGCATCTCGAGCAGCCTTGCTGGAGGCATGGAAGATGTTTAGGAAACGCCGTGACTGGTTTGCATCCAATTTTACACAATTGATATACCAGGAGTGGCTAAGAGAAGCAGTTTTAAGGGGTAGAATTGAATTATATAATTTTGGAACTGATCCTTTATATGATAAGGCTTGGAGTACAGCCCAATGGAATGGCCCAAGTCAAGGACAAATAGATCCACTCAAGGAAGCTAAAGCAAGTGCGTTGAAAATTCAGGAAGGACTATCCACACGTTCACGGGAATCTGTTGAATTGAACGGTGGAGATTTTGAGCAGAATGTAAGAATATTAGCAAAGGAACAAAAAATATTAAAAGAAAAAGGAGTGACGTTAGGAAATGCCAAAAATGATGAATCAGAAGAAAAAGTTCTGGAACCTAGTGAAGAATGA
- a CDS encoding phage terminase large subunit family protein — translation MTEKKKAEVTRQLSLSGEKKTVDLFAKIFQVLKPPPKLTIDTWADQYRILSSKSSAEPGRWSTDRVPYQREVMRAISDKKTEKVVMMYGAQLSKTDILLNAFGYYTDYDPAPIMFLLPTQSMAEDFSSTRLDDMIQSTPQLRDKIQSDDGRNTVLQKEFPGGYIKLTGSNSATELSSRPIRILLADEIDRFVGDVQGEGDPLKLAMERTKTFWNKKIVVTSTPTVKGESRIEMEYLNSTQEEYYVPCPKCGALQKLQWKNIIFDPVGHKCEECMEVSNEYEWKKNLRFGVWQTELENLQDYSIRGFHISELYSPFTTWDSIIKKFKEAKGNVQLMKVFTNTSLGETWEERTEKINFLDVANRREEYTAEIPDGVKVLTAGVDVQDDRLEIEVVGWGEGEESWGVYYKQFFGSPASQDVWNQLARYLDTEFKYADGEKIKILCTCVDTGGHYTQEAYQFVKPRELWRVFGIKGRGGDGVAFISRPSRTNRMRIPLFTIGVNTGKETIISRLKLNEDNPAYMHFPKNPERGYDDAYFKGLTSEVKTTVWQKGVKKTVWKLIGTKRNEPLDLRNYAYAALKIANPDLTQTYTVGKIENAAKPVQRPRVRVISKGVKI, via the coding sequence ATGACGGAAAAGAAAAAAGCCGAAGTAACAAGACAGCTAAGTCTAAGCGGAGAAAAAAAGACCGTTGATTTGTTTGCTAAAATCTTTCAAGTTCTCAAGCCACCGCCAAAATTGACAATTGACACCTGGGCGGATCAGTATAGAATCCTTAGCTCAAAAAGTTCTGCTGAGCCAGGACGCTGGAGCACTGATAGGGTACCATACCAAAGGGAAGTAATGAGAGCTATATCCGACAAGAAAACTGAAAAAGTTGTAATGATGTACGGAGCACAGCTATCTAAAACAGATATACTGTTGAATGCCTTTGGATACTATACTGATTACGACCCGGCGCCAATTATGTTTTTACTGCCAACGCAAAGCATGGCAGAAGATTTTTCTAGTACAAGACTGGATGATATGATTCAAAGTACTCCACAACTTCGCGATAAAATTCAAAGCGATGATGGTAGAAATACAGTACTTCAGAAAGAATTTCCGGGCGGATATATAAAGTTGACCGGTTCAAATTCTGCAACTGAGTTATCAAGTAGACCAATCAGGATATTACTTGCAGATGAAATTGACAGATTTGTAGGAGATGTCCAGGGAGAAGGAGATCCGTTGAAATTAGCAATGGAAAGAACTAAAACCTTCTGGAATAAAAAAATAGTCGTTACGAGCACGCCTACAGTTAAGGGCGAAAGTCGTATTGAGATGGAGTACTTAAATTCAACTCAAGAGGAGTATTATGTTCCGTGCCCAAAATGCGGCGCATTACAAAAGCTACAATGGAAAAATATCATATTTGACCCAGTAGGGCATAAATGCGAAGAATGTATGGAAGTATCTAATGAGTATGAGTGGAAGAAAAATTTAAGATTTGGAGTTTGGCAGACAGAACTGGAGAATCTTCAGGACTATAGTATTAGAGGATTTCATATATCAGAGCTATACAGCCCATTTACTACATGGGATTCAATAATAAAGAAATTCAAGGAAGCAAAAGGAAATGTACAACTGATGAAGGTATTTACAAATACATCTTTGGGTGAAACCTGGGAAGAACGTACAGAGAAAATAAACTTTCTTGATGTTGCAAATAGAAGAGAAGAATATACTGCTGAAATACCAGACGGAGTTAAAGTACTTACAGCAGGAGTTGACGTACAGGATGACAGACTGGAGATTGAAGTAGTCGGTTGGGGTGAAGGAGAAGAAAGCTGGGGTGTCTATTATAAACAGTTCTTTGGATCACCAGCTTCGCAGGATGTGTGGAATCAACTTGCTAGATATTTGGATACTGAGTTTAAGTATGCAGATGGTGAAAAAATAAAAATTCTGTGCACATGTGTAGATACAGGTGGGCACTATACTCAGGAAGCTTATCAGTTTGTAAAACCAAGAGAGCTGTGGAGAGTATTTGGGATAAAGGGTCGTGGAGGTGATGGAGTGGCATTCATTTCAAGACCATCACGGACCAATAGGATGCGTATACCTTTATTTACAATTGGAGTAAATACTGGAAAGGAAACAATCATATCAAGATTGAAGCTTAATGAAGATAATCCTGCTTATATGCACTTCCCTAAAAATCCAGAACGTGGGTATGATGATGCATACTTTAAAGGATTGACATCAGAAGTAAAAACTACAGTTTGGCAAAAAGGAGTTAAAAAGACTGTATGGAAACTTATAGGAACTAAACGTAATGAACCATTAGACTTGAGAAACTATGCATACGCAGCATTAAAGATAGCAAATCCTGACTTAACACAGACTTATACAGTTGGGAAGATAGAGAATGCTGCAAAACCAGTGCAAAGACCACGAGTAAGGGTTATATCGAAAGGAGTGAAAATATAA
- a CDS encoding major capsid protein — MPAVIEFLGVYDQQVIKPTSFIKDMFFATHKAHEKQKFEIEYKKGGQLVAPFVSELIPGTEMIKRSYESRYYKAPKVAPKRTFTGHELFFDKIPGETIYGGYSPEEKKAKLLGESYAEFEDQITRREELMCIDVLYTGKVVVKGEGVEDEINYGKIKEVSVTNKWNTDKATIAADISSTISEIGETTGQKVELIVMDPVAARLFADNEKIQKLLDIRNFEAGKIAPKDLPAGATYVGALAPHNIPIYSYQTQVQILNEDGKTYKVEKKIPEGSVLFAPSKNVLHYGAAVDVTKGIIQAERVPFEDTDSKANTVEVRTESRPLPVPFDIDAIRVLKVK, encoded by the coding sequence ATGCCAGCAGTAATTGAATTTTTAGGAGTTTATGATCAACAGGTTATTAAACCTACGAGCTTTATAAAAGATATGTTTTTCGCTACACACAAGGCTCACGAGAAACAAAAATTTGAAATTGAATACAAAAAAGGTGGGCAATTAGTTGCACCATTCGTATCTGAGCTTATTCCGGGTACTGAAATGATAAAAAGAAGTTATGAAAGCAGATACTACAAGGCGCCAAAGGTTGCACCAAAAAGAACATTTACAGGACACGAACTATTCTTTGATAAGATCCCAGGGGAAACTATTTATGGTGGATATTCTCCAGAAGAGAAAAAAGCAAAGTTATTAGGAGAATCATACGCTGAGTTTGAAGACCAAATTACAAGAAGAGAAGAACTGATGTGTATAGACGTGCTATATACTGGAAAAGTAGTAGTAAAAGGTGAAGGCGTAGAAGATGAAATCAATTATGGAAAAATTAAAGAAGTGTCAGTTACAAATAAATGGAACACTGATAAAGCTACTATTGCAGCTGATATTTCATCAACAATAAGTGAAATAGGAGAAACTACAGGACAAAAAGTAGAACTGATAGTTATGGATCCGGTGGCGGCTAGATTATTCGCAGACAATGAAAAAATACAAAAGCTATTAGATATTAGAAATTTTGAAGCTGGAAAAATAGCACCAAAAGACCTTCCAGCTGGAGCAACTTATGTTGGTGCATTAGCTCCACATAATATCCCAATATACTCATACCAAACACAAGTACAGATATTAAATGAAGACGGAAAAACATATAAAGTTGAGAAAAAAATACCAGAAGGTTCAGTATTATTTGCGCCATCAAAGAATGTACTGCACTACGGAGCAGCTGTCGACGTTACAAAAGGAATTATTCAAGCTGAAAGAGTACCATTTGAAGATACTGATTCAAAAGCTAATACAGTTGAAGTAAGAACAGAATCAAGACCGCTACCTGTTCCGTTTGATATTGACGCAATCAGAGTATTAAAAGTTAAATAG
- a CDS encoding MerR family transcriptional regulator, whose amino-acid sequence MEIKEGVLIRGVELAKILGITDRYVRQLAQEGTFTKKGNKYYFLENVQAYVEYQKLSNNGNGDLKELKLKKETEKLDKDIELKSIKIAELRNELHEAAIVEKVMTGMLLNLKGKLLSIPNKVAPLVVGCENLGDIQSIVMNSIEDALLELSAYSKEMFMNTNLVLEDDEDDGKEKSRSNKTAKSKRRKKDR is encoded by the coding sequence ATGGAGATTAAAGAAGGGGTATTAATCAGGGGAGTAGAGTTGGCTAAAATTTTAGGCATAACAGACCGATATGTCAGACAGTTAGCACAGGAAGGAACATTTACAAAGAAAGGAAACAAGTATTATTTCCTGGAAAATGTTCAAGCTTATGTGGAGTATCAAAAATTGTCGAATAACGGAAATGGAGACCTGAAAGAACTCAAGCTTAAGAAGGAAACTGAAAAGCTTGATAAGGACATTGAACTTAAGAGCATAAAGATAGCAGAATTAAGAAATGAACTTCATGAAGCGGCCATAGTAGAAAAGGTTATGACTGGCATGCTGCTCAATCTGAAAGGAAAATTGCTTTCAATACCAAATAAGGTAGCTCCACTGGTTGTTGGATGTGAAAACTTGGGAGACATACAAAGTATAGTTATGAACAGTATAGAGGATGCATTGCTGGAATTAAGCGCATACTCTAAAGAAATGTTTATGAATACAAATTTGGTACTGGAGGATGATGAAGATGACGGAAAAGAAAAAAGCCGAAGTAACAAGACAGCTAAGTCTAAGCGGAGAAAAAAAGACCGTTGA
- a CDS encoding DUF6148 family protein, producing MANHTEKQCLEMIGLYREAEIKVLSGQRYRIGTRELERADLAEIQKGRAYWENELLKVRGKRRRGARRVIPRDL from the coding sequence ATGGCTAATCATACAGAAAAACAATGTCTTGAGATGATAGGACTATACAGAGAAGCAGAAATAAAAGTCTTATCAGGCCAAAGATATAGAATTGGAACTAGAGAACTTGAAAGAGCAGATTTAGCTGAGATTCAAAAAGGGAGAGCTTATTGGGAAAATGAGCTACTTAAAGTAAGAGGCAAAAGAAGAAGAGGAGCAAGAAGGGTAATACCTAGAGATTTATAA
- a CDS encoding phage major tail tube protein — translation MAKDKIPAALVDAEVYLNGSNSLAGVAEVELPVVEMVTVNIEQMGMTAELEAPLMGHYKKLDAKIKMDSIDDSMESIDTTKAILVECKGGAQAMDKASQGPKLYGIDATIKGLIKKMEGPKLKPTGKLETTIEMAVSYYKLTIGNKTIIEIDVLNNKSTALGTKNDELRRLMGL, via the coding sequence ATGGCAAAAGATAAAATACCAGCGGCATTAGTTGACGCTGAAGTATATTTGAATGGGTCAAATTCTCTAGCAGGAGTAGCAGAAGTGGAATTACCCGTTGTGGAAATGGTAACTGTAAATATTGAGCAGATGGGAATGACTGCTGAATTAGAAGCGCCACTCATGGGGCATTATAAAAAGTTGGATGCTAAGATAAAAATGGACAGTATAGATGATTCAATGGAGTCAATTGATACTACTAAAGCAATTCTAGTAGAATGCAAGGGTGGAGCTCAGGCAATGGATAAAGCTTCGCAAGGTCCTAAATTATACGGAATTGACGCAACTATTAAAGGACTGATAAAAAAGATGGAAGGGCCAAAGCTAAAGCCTACTGGAAAACTAGAAACAACAATTGAAATGGCTGTAAGTTACTACAAATTAACAATTGGAAATAAGACAATAATTGAAATAGATGTACTAAATAATAAATCTACGGCATTAGGTACAAAGAATGATGAACTTAGAAGATTAATGGGATTATAG
- a CDS encoding phage tail sheath protein, whose translation MYKHGTYQVEGATPLQLPVVLDYGHFIVGMAPINQVKKENRKINDVVRVGTYKEALEYFGNTHDMDFSISQAIKCFFELYAVAPLYIVNILDPEKHKGEKKTLSAQNLVRGKIVIPSQKVIPETVVVQKTSGKQTVSDVQMQFTSEGLELSVKLDEQGTVDIEYYEVDLSKVKKSDAIGGYDADSMKRTGLELVNEVFLKYSELPAFIDIPDFSGESDVAAIMETKAKTLNGGMFESMALINADITKKYDELSEWKDTNNIIGNDQIILYGGIKLAGEVYHQSIHYAALSLKVDGENNGVPSQGPSNYSYKMDAFVWKKGKEYEEVRLDKEQQANFLNKNGVVTAINFKGWRCWGSETAKNPLATDPKDKYIYGRRMFKYIGNELVLSYFNNVDKKFTLKLAETMEKSMNLRLNALVASDNLLSGKVAFYADDNSLIDIINGDITWTIQLGIIPGAKSITFKKVYDVEALMAFANSLAA comes from the coding sequence ATGTATAAACATGGTACATATCAAGTTGAAGGCGCTACTCCGTTACAGCTACCTGTTGTACTTGATTACGGACACTTTATAGTAGGGATGGCACCAATTAATCAAGTAAAAAAGGAAAATAGAAAGATTAATGATGTAGTTAGAGTAGGGACATATAAAGAAGCATTAGAGTATTTTGGAAATACACATGATATGGATTTCTCGATATCTCAAGCGATAAAATGTTTCTTTGAATTGTATGCAGTGGCTCCACTTTATATTGTAAATATTTTGGATCCAGAAAAACATAAAGGAGAAAAGAAAACATTATCAGCGCAGAATCTCGTAAGAGGTAAGATAGTTATTCCATCTCAGAAAGTTATTCCAGAAACAGTAGTTGTACAAAAGACATCAGGAAAACAAACAGTGTCAGATGTTCAAATGCAATTCACGTCGGAAGGGCTTGAATTAAGTGTCAAACTGGATGAACAAGGGACAGTAGATATAGAATATTACGAAGTAGATTTATCAAAAGTTAAGAAATCAGACGCAATAGGTGGATATGATGCCGACAGTATGAAGAGAACAGGGCTTGAGCTAGTTAATGAAGTATTTTTAAAATATTCAGAGCTTCCAGCATTTATTGATATTCCTGACTTCTCAGGTGAAAGCGATGTAGCAGCAATCATGGAAACCAAAGCTAAAACACTTAATGGTGGAATGTTTGAATCAATGGCACTTATTAATGCCGATATAACTAAAAAATACGATGAGTTATCGGAGTGGAAAGATACTAATAATATCATAGGGAATGACCAGATAATTCTATACGGGGGAATTAAATTAGCTGGGGAAGTATATCACCAGTCAATTCATTATGCGGCTTTATCATTGAAGGTAGACGGGGAAAATAATGGAGTACCTAGTCAAGGGCCTTCAAATTATTCATACAAAATGGACGCATTTGTATGGAAAAAAGGAAAAGAGTATGAAGAAGTTAGACTTGATAAAGAGCAGCAGGCGAACTTTTTAAATAAAAATGGAGTCGTAACTGCGATTAATTTCAAGGGATGGAGATGCTGGGGTTCAGAGACAGCTAAAAATCCATTAGCTACGGATCCAAAAGATAAGTATATCTATGGAAGAAGAATGTTTAAATACATAGGAAATGAATTAGTTCTTTCTTACTTCAATAATGTAGATAAAAAATTCACTTTAAAATTAGCTGAAACAATGGAGAAGTCTATGAACTTAAGACTTAATGCCTTAGTGGCATCTGATAACTTATTATCAGGAAAAGTTGCATTCTATGCAGATGATAATAGTTTAATTGATATTATAAATGGCGATATAACTTGGACAATTCAATTAGGAATTATTCCAGGAGCTAAATCAATCACATTTAAAAAGGTTTACGATGTGGAAGCACTTATGGCCTTTGCAAACAGCTTAGCAGCTTAA
- a CDS encoding N-6 DNA methylase, with protein MTSEKVNEILGIKDSYKMPDTLLSKLLSEEKETLLNKFMELGEPLDHDWFTEYYQSEHSDRDRLKQDFTPDCVCEIVSRLTDQQGLTGDICAGTGGLTLKQWQKGADNFYCLEYSGRAIPILLFNMCIRNTNAIIIHGDALTREVFNCYKLTKTDKYSDIEVLTEVPEMKMDTIISNPPYSLKWDAAKERQEENRFKDYGLAPKSKADYAFLLDSLDRLEETGTLVAILPHGVLFRGGTEEKIRTRLIQNNLIDTIIGLPDKLFLNTGIPVLIMILKKNRTRKDILFVDCSKDYEKDGATNFMTDIHINRLIESVEQRKFIDKYAAVCLINEVERNDYNLNIPRYVDTFEPEVLPYTLEEAIEGLAVLDKEILDTEIELVNMMKDLTAGTVEKRREIETVTNQMEELVENGKDKLEQMQLEINT; from the coding sequence ATGACCAGTGAAAAAGTAAATGAGATATTAGGAATAAAGGACTCTTATAAAATGCCGGATACTCTGTTAAGTAAATTATTAAGTGAGGAAAAGGAAACACTTCTTAATAAATTCATGGAGTTGGGAGAACCACTTGACCATGATTGGTTTACTGAATACTATCAGTCGGAGCATTCTGATAGAGACCGACTAAAACAGGATTTTACACCAGATTGTGTCTGTGAAATTGTATCAAGGCTTACGGATCAGCAGGGATTGACTGGCGATATTTGTGCTGGTACTGGAGGTCTGACGTTGAAGCAATGGCAAAAAGGAGCTGATAATTTCTATTGTCTTGAATATTCGGGTCGTGCAATTCCTATTCTCCTATTTAATATGTGTATAAGAAATACCAACGCAATTATAATACACGGGGACGCCTTAACAAGAGAGGTTTTTAATTGCTATAAGTTAACTAAAACTGATAAATATAGTGACATTGAAGTTCTTACAGAAGTTCCAGAGATGAAGATGGATACTATAATATCTAATCCACCGTATTCGTTAAAATGGGATGCTGCTAAGGAAAGACAGGAAGAAAATAGGTTTAAAGACTATGGACTAGCTCCAAAGAGTAAAGCTGACTATGCATTTCTGTTAGATTCGTTGGATAGATTAGAAGAAACCGGGACACTGGTCGCAATATTACCACACGGAGTATTATTTCGTGGTGGAACAGAAGAGAAAATCAGAACTAGGTTAATTCAAAATAATCTAATAGACACCATAATAGGACTACCGGACAAGTTATTTTTAAACACTGGAATACCAGTTTTAATAATGATTCTAAAAAAGAATCGAACAAGGAAAGACATACTATTTGTGGATTGTTCTAAGGACTATGAAAAAGACGGTGCTACTAATTTTATGACTGATATCCATATCAATAGACTCATAGAATCAGTGGAACAAAGAAAGTTTATTGATAAGTATGCAGCTGTATGCCTGATTAATGAAGTTGAAAGAAATGATTATAACTTAAATATTCCCCGATATGTGGATACTTTTGAGCCTGAAGTTCTACCTTATACACTTGAAGAAGCTATAGAAGGACTGGCTGTATTAGATAAAGAGATTCTTGATACCGAAATAGAGTTAGTAAATATGATGAAAGATTTAACAGCTGGAACAGTAGAAAAAAGACGGGAAATAGAAACAGTAACAAATCAGATGGAGGAATTAGTGGAAAATGGAAAAGATAAACTTGAACAAATGCAGTTGGAAATCAATACTTGA